A region from the uncultured Macellibacteroides sp. genome encodes:
- a CDS encoding tetratricopeptide repeat protein, with protein sequence MATNGNGTHTEAEIGVIVSRTEEFIEKNTKKIVYGVVAIAVVVGAFIGFKYGYLVPQEKKANAAMFKGEQYFAQDSFALALNGNGADYLGFEAIIDDYSGTDAANLSKAYAGICYFKMGDSKKALDLLKSYDGSDKMIAPSVTGLIGDCLVNAGKVEEGISYFEKAASQADNEVVSPVYLKKAGLAYESLKQNEDAVKAYTTIKEKYFNSLEASDIDKYIVRASSAK encoded by the coding sequence ATGGCTACTAACGGAAATGGCACCCACACTGAAGCGGAAATCGGAGTAATCGTTTCGCGGACTGAAGAATTTATTGAAAAGAATACAAAGAAGATTGTTTACGGCGTTGTAGCAATAGCAGTTGTTGTTGGCGCATTCATTGGATTCAAATACGGTTATCTTGTTCCTCAGGAAAAGAAAGCAAATGCCGCCATGTTTAAAGGCGAGCAATATTTTGCACAAGATTCTTTCGCCCTTGCTTTGAATGGAAACGGAGCCGATTATTTGGGTTTTGAAGCAATAATTGATGATTACAGCGGAACCGACGCCGCTAATCTTTCAAAAGCATATGCTGGTATTTGTTACTTTAAAATGGGTGATAGCAAAAAAGCGTTAGACCTTTTAAAATCATATGACGGAAGCGACAAGATGATTGCTCCTTCTGTAACAGGATTAATTGGCGACTGTCTGGTAAATGCCGGAAAAGTAGAAGAGGGTATTAGCTATTTCGAAAAAGCAGCAAGCCAAGCAGACAATGAAGTTGTAAGTCCTGTTTATCTAAAGAAAGCAGGTTTGGCATACGAAAGCTTGAAACAAAACGAAGATGCAGTAAAAGCTTACACTACGATTAAAGAAAAATATTTCAATTCTCTTGAAGCTTCAGATATTGACAAATACATTGTTCGTGCTTCATCAGCAAAATAA
- a CDS encoding DUF721 domain-containing protein, with product MKRNNSQKLGDLLRDFFEENSELYDKMMEIRIQRSWKEVLGPMVMQYTRTVYVRDKVLYVYLTSSVLRSELILCREKLIKSLNEYAGSSVIKDIVIR from the coding sequence ATGAAACGAAATAATAGTCAGAAGTTAGGCGATCTGCTTCGGGATTTCTTTGAGGAAAATTCCGAGTTGTACGACAAGATGATGGAAATTCGCATTCAACGCTCCTGGAAAGAAGTGCTTGGCCCTATGGTTATGCAGTATACCCGGACGGTCTATGTAAGAGACAAGGTGCTATATGTATATCTGACTTCCTCCGTACTGCGCAGCGAACTTATCCTGTGTCGCGAAAAACTGATAAAGAGTCTTAATGAGTACGCAGGCTCTTCAGTTATTAAAGATATTGTGATTCGCTGA
- a CDS encoding FecR family protein has protein sequence MDREKLYRFFEGNVTIEEGMEIKEWIEASAENKRIFLKEHKLFNAILLQDKRRIASKPQHNILKTILKSEWLRVAAIALITLSLNYIYRQYIGDSKELAMSIVSVPAGQRTNVTLPDGTNVWLNARTTIRYPEKFSTHNRTIELEGEGYFDVVKDERRPFIVKTDKYDIEVLGTKFDVEAYPDEEKFETTLMQGSVKLTSQAFPSHHVTLKPEHKASLKNGRLEVSKVVNYKPYRWKEGLISFKDESFLTIMKDLEKYYGFKIIINNQNLLKYSYTGSFRQTDGVDYALHVLQNDISFSYQKNNETQIISIN, from the coding sequence ATGGACAGGGAAAAATTATATAGATTCTTTGAAGGAAATGTTACCATTGAGGAAGGCATGGAGATTAAGGAATGGATAGAAGCTTCGGCCGAAAATAAACGTATTTTTTTGAAGGAACATAAGTTGTTTAATGCCATTTTGTTGCAAGACAAGAGGCGGATTGCATCTAAACCTCAACATAACATTCTGAAAACAATCCTGAAATCGGAGTGGTTAAGAGTGGCAGCCATCGCGTTGATTACTCTCTCGCTTAATTATATTTACCGGCAGTACATAGGAGATAGTAAGGAATTGGCCATGAGTATTGTGTCTGTTCCTGCAGGTCAGCGTACCAACGTAACCTTGCCAGACGGAACAAACGTATGGTTAAATGCCCGGACAACGATCCGTTACCCTGAAAAGTTTAGTACCCATAACCGGACTATTGAACTGGAGGGTGAAGGATATTTCGATGTTGTGAAAGACGAACGAAGGCCATTTATCGTCAAAACGGATAAGTATGACATCGAAGTGTTAGGTACCAAGTTTGATGTGGAGGCCTATCCAGATGAAGAGAAATTTGAAACAACCTTGATGCAGGGAAGCGTAAAGCTCACTTCCCAGGCATTTCCATCGCACCATGTAACACTTAAGCCGGAACACAAAGCATCATTAAAAAACGGACGACTGGAAGTTTCAAAAGTGGTTAATTATAAACCGTATCGTTGGAAAGAAGGGCTTATTAGCTTTAAAGATGAATCATTTCTTACTATCATGAAAGATCTTGAGAAATATTATGGCTTCAAAATAATAATCAACAATCAAAATTTGTTGAAATACTCTTATACAGGATCTTTCAGACAAACAGACGGTGTCGATTACGCGTTACATGTACTGCAAAATGATATTAGTTTCAGCTATCAAAAGAACAATGAAACACAAATAATTAGTATAAACTAA
- a CDS encoding RNA polymerase sigma-70 factor has translation MISTDNINSFNKLYNEYYDRFVRFANVYVRDEAVAEDIAVDALMYYWENRNSIDNESNIPAYILTMIKNKCLNHLRHLHIREGFSESIRQYQDWELSTRIATLEACEPNELFTIEIQNLIQEALNQMPERTRAIFILNRYENKSYKEIAMEMNISYKGVDYHISKALKILHVYLKDYLPFFYFFFN, from the coding sequence ATGATATCTACCGATAACATAAACTCTTTCAATAAGCTTTACAACGAATATTACGACCGTTTTGTACGCTTTGCCAATGTTTATGTAAGAGACGAAGCAGTTGCAGAAGATATTGCAGTTGATGCATTAATGTACTATTGGGAAAACAGAAATTCAATCGACAACGAATCTAACATTCCGGCCTATATACTTACTATGATTAAAAACAAATGTCTAAATCATTTGCGACATCTGCATATACGTGAGGGATTTTCTGAAAGTATCAGGCAATATCAGGATTGGGAGCTAAGTACCCGTATAGCAACCTTAGAAGCATGTGAACCAAATGAACTGTTTACAATTGAAATACAAAACCTTATTCAAGAAGCACTTAATCAAATGCCCGAGCGTACACGTGCTATTTTTATATTAAACCGCTACGAAAATAAATCCTATAAGGAGATTGCCATGGAAATGAATATCTCATACAAGGGAGTGGACTATCATATTAGTAAAGCGCTTAAAATCCTGCATGTCTATTTGAAGGACTATTTACCATTTTTCTATTTTTTTTTCAATTAA
- a CDS encoding transposase, translated as MEEQYRLFLSDFYEWDQREHADKWVLFPENIGSHLSLDETALTYDELYTILTNKQAKGKKGSIVAIVKGTMASDVLDVLNRINHSKRLKVKEVTIDMAANMEMIVRRAFPKATLVTDRFHVQKLATEALQDIRVVHRWEAIEQESKEMELAKEAGRKYSPEILKNGETRKQLLARSRYLLFKTENKWTPNQRARAEVLFHWYPSLERSYNLTMQLRHIYHTVKEKVVAFTRLAHWYEQIEQAGFKQFNTVKRSISAHYQTIINYFDNRSTNASAESFNAKIKSFRACLRGVKNISYFLFRLTNIYA; from the coding sequence TTGGAAGAACAATACCGGCTCTTCTTATCTGACTTCTATGAGTGGGACCAACGGGAACACGCAGACAAATGGGTTCTTTTCCCCGAAAACATTGGCTCCCATCTGAGTCTGGATGAAACGGCTCTGACTTATGATGAACTTTATACGATTCTCACCAATAAGCAAGCCAAAGGTAAAAAAGGAAGTATCGTCGCTATCGTAAAAGGGACCATGGCCTCTGATGTTCTTGACGTTTTAAACAGAATCAATCATTCTAAACGACTAAAAGTCAAAGAAGTTACAATCGATATGGCCGCCAATATGGAGATGATCGTTCGGCGGGCGTTTCCCAAAGCAACTCTTGTTACCGACCGTTTTCATGTACAAAAGCTAGCCACTGAAGCATTGCAGGACATCCGTGTGGTACATCGCTGGGAGGCAATCGAACAGGAAAGTAAAGAGATGGAGTTAGCTAAAGAAGCCGGAAGAAAGTATTCTCCTGAAATTCTGAAAAACGGTGAAACCCGTAAACAACTTTTGGCAAGAAGCCGCTACCTGCTATTTAAAACAGAGAATAAATGGACTCCGAATCAAAGGGCCAGAGCTGAAGTCCTTTTTCATTGGTATCCTTCCCTGGAAAGATCTTACAACCTGACCATGCAGCTCAGACATATCTATCATACCGTGAAAGAAAAAGTAGTTGCGTTTACTCGTCTGGCACACTGGTATGAACAGATTGAACAAGCGGGGTTTAAACAGTTCAACACTGTAAAAAGATCAATCTCGGCACACTATCAAACAATCATCAATTACTTTGACAATCGGTCGACAAATGCTTCTGCTGAATCTTTCAACGCTAAAATAAAAAGTTTCAGGGCATGCCTGAGAGGGGTAAAGAATATTTCCTATTTTCTTTTTAGATTAACCAATATTTATGCATAG
- a CDS encoding 5-formyltetrahydrofolate cyclo-ligase, with translation MYIKGIKIQIRKDIAFQKKLHDKEWLKTMSRQILSKVEETDEFRNASSVALYHAIAGEVQTSDFINKWYKEKQIYLPVIDGDNLTLRLYSGPESVKAGVFGILEPIPTNNNGDPDISLIIVPGVAFDRNRNRMGRGKGYYDRLLKHTEAYKIGICYGFQLIEEVPVEHFDIPMDMIITESEVIRHEINSANHNIFNN, from the coding sequence ATGTACATAAAAGGAATAAAAATACAAATAAGGAAAGATATTGCTTTTCAGAAAAAACTGCATGATAAGGAATGGCTAAAAACCATGTCTCGGCAGATACTTTCCAAGGTTGAAGAAACGGACGAATTCAGGAATGCTTCATCAGTTGCATTGTATCATGCTATTGCCGGCGAAGTACAGACCTCCGATTTTATCAACAAATGGTATAAAGAAAAACAGATCTACCTGCCTGTTATTGACGGAGACAATCTTACTCTTCGGCTTTATTCGGGTCCGGAATCTGTTAAAGCGGGAGTTTTTGGCATTTTGGAACCTATTCCGACCAACAATAACGGCGATCCGGATATATCCTTAATCATTGTTCCGGGAGTAGCATTTGACAGAAACAGAAACCGGATGGGTAGAGGAAAAGGGTATTACGACCGGCTTTTAAAACACACCGAAGCGTATAAAATAGGAATTTGTTACGGGTTTCAACTTATCGAAGAAGTTCCTGTTGAGCACTTTGATATCCCAATGGATATGATAATTACCGAATCGGAAGTTATCCGTCATGAAATTAATTCAGCGAATCACAATATCTTTAATAACTGA
- the recF gene encoding DNA replication and repair protein RecF (All proteins in this family for which functions are known are DNA-binding proteins that assist the filamentation of RecA onto DNA for the initiation of recombination or recombinational repair.) has product MILKKLSILNYKNIRQAEVAFSPKMNCFFGNNGMGKTNLLDVIYYLSFCKSYLNTPESLLINNDEELCVLQGAYFYEGRDEEIFCSIRRKQRKQFKRNKKEYEKLSDHIGLLPLVMVSPADSELIQGGSEERRRFLDLIISQHDKSYLHALIQYNKALMQRNILLKNQETDYSLYEVLEMQLGMYGEKVYACRQTLVEELIPLFNSYNQTICCSAETVGLSYVSQTAGNDLPEMLQRVRERDRIIGYTSVGIHKDDLEMTLSNQLIRRVGSQGQNKTFLIALKLAQFALLARKGHTLPVLLLDDIFDKLDATRVEQIIKLVSGDGFGQIFITDTNRKYLDEILAAMDHAYCLFKVEKGEVYPLEEDETK; this is encoded by the coding sequence ATGATACTTAAGAAGCTTTCTATCCTAAATTATAAGAATATCCGCCAGGCAGAGGTTGCTTTTTCACCCAAAATGAACTGTTTCTTTGGAAATAACGGGATGGGTAAAACAAACTTACTTGATGTTATTTATTACCTGTCGTTCTGTAAAAGTTATCTTAATACCCCGGAAAGTCTGCTTATCAATAACGATGAAGAACTTTGTGTATTGCAGGGGGCTTATTTTTATGAAGGAAGAGACGAAGAGATTTTTTGTTCTATCCGCCGTAAACAACGAAAACAGTTTAAACGCAATAAAAAAGAATACGAAAAATTATCGGATCATATTGGATTGCTTCCTTTGGTTATGGTATCGCCGGCAGATTCGGAATTGATACAGGGCGGGAGCGAAGAGCGTCGCCGGTTTTTGGATCTGATTATTTCGCAGCATGATAAATCTTATCTTCATGCGCTGATTCAGTACAATAAGGCTTTGATGCAGCGCAATATATTATTAAAGAATCAGGAGACGGACTATTCTTTATATGAGGTACTCGAAATGCAGCTGGGTATGTATGGAGAAAAGGTATATGCCTGCAGGCAAACGCTTGTAGAGGAGTTGATACCTTTGTTTAATAGTTACAATCAGACTATCTGTTGTTCTGCCGAAACAGTCGGACTGTCTTACGTATCTCAAACAGCTGGCAACGATTTACCGGAAATGTTGCAGAGGGTACGCGAACGTGACCGTATAATTGGATATACATCGGTTGGTATTCATAAAGACGATCTTGAAATGACTCTAAGCAACCAGCTGATTCGCCGTGTTGGCTCGCAGGGGCAAAACAAAACGTTTCTGATTGCCTTAAAACTAGCTCAGTTTGCTTTATTGGCCCGCAAAGGTCATACACTGCCGGTTTTGTTGCTGGATGATATTTTTGATAAACTGGACGCAACACGTGTGGAGCAAATTATTAAGCTTGTATCCGGCGACGGTTTCGGACAGATTTTTATTACTGATACAAACAGAAAGTATCTTGATGAAATTTTGGCTGCTATGGATCATGCTTATTGCTTGTTTAAAGTTGAAAAAGGAGAAGTATACCCGTTAGAAGAAGATGAAACGAAATAA
- a CDS encoding transposase, producing the protein MDETSLSNGELYTIITNKARKGQKGSIVGIFEGTESNEIIRLILKHYSEQQRKIVREVTLDMAANMNLIVKSCFPRAKRVTDRFHVQKLAYEAVQDLRIKHRWETLDAENTAYKKAKEKGIEYQPEVLANGDTRKQLLARSRYLLFKPEEKWTLSQWHRAHILFELYPDIKKGYELSYSLYKIYNRQISPDVARAKLAQWFSQVEEAGFNAFSTVRKTFETHHNTIINYFNSRSTNAAAESFNAKIKEFRRQFRGVTDIKFFLYRLCKIYA; encoded by the coding sequence ATTGATGAAACATCCCTCTCGAACGGTGAGCTTTATACCATCATCACCAATAAAGCCAGAAAAGGCCAGAAAGGTTCTATTGTTGGTATATTTGAAGGAACCGAATCCAATGAAATCATAAGACTTATACTTAAGCATTATTCAGAACAACAACGCAAAATAGTCCGTGAAGTCACTCTAGATATGGCTGCCAATATGAACCTGATTGTCAAAAGTTGCTTTCCCCGGGCTAAACGGGTAACGGACCGTTTTCATGTACAGAAGCTGGCTTATGAAGCCGTACAGGACCTCCGGATTAAGCATCGGTGGGAAACTCTGGACGCGGAAAATACAGCTTACAAAAAAGCCAAAGAAAAGGGTATTGAATATCAACCAGAGGTATTAGCAAATGGAGATACCCGAAAACAGTTGCTGGCCAGAAGTCGGTATCTGCTATTTAAACCAGAAGAAAAATGGACCCTTTCGCAATGGCATAGAGCACATATATTATTTGAACTTTATCCTGATATTAAAAAAGGCTACGAGCTATCTTATAGTCTTTACAAAATCTATAACCGTCAAATATCGCCTGATGTGGCCAGAGCAAAACTGGCTCAATGGTTCAGCCAGGTAGAAGAAGCGGGATTTAATGCATTCTCTACAGTTAGAAAAACTTTTGAGACACATCACAATACCATTATAAACTACTTTAACAGCAGAAGCACAAACGCAGCTGCTGAATCGTTTAATGCAAAGATAAAAGAGTTCAGAAGACAGTTTAGAGGGGTAACAGACATTAAATTTTTTCTCTACAGATTATGCAAAATTTATGCTTAG
- the ribH gene encoding 6,7-dimethyl-8-ribityllumazine synthase: MATAYQNLSAYDFDSIPDASDMTIGIVVSEWNTNITEKLLIGAINTLEKHGVKPENIITRRVPGSFELTFGAKRLAESKELNAIIILGCVVKGDTPHFDYVCSGVTQGITELNLMYDIPFIFGLLTTDTMEQSEDRAGGKYGNKGDEAAITAIKMIDFACKLQN; the protein is encoded by the coding sequence ATGGCTACAGCTTATCAAAATTTATCTGCTTACGATTTCGACAGCATACCCGATGCATCGGATATGACTATTGGTATCGTAGTGTCTGAATGGAACACCAACATCACCGAAAAGTTACTGATAGGAGCGATCAACACGTTAGAAAAACATGGCGTTAAACCTGAAAACATCATTACAAGACGCGTACCAGGAAGCTTCGAATTAACCTTTGGCGCTAAAAGACTTGCCGAAAGTAAAGAATTAAATGCAATTATTATCCTTGGATGTGTTGTTAAAGGCGACACACCTCATTTTGATTACGTTTGTTCGGGCGTTACACAAGGTATAACAGAATTGAACTTAATGTATGATATTCCTTTCATATTCGGTTTGTTAACTACCGACACGATGGAACAGTCGGAGGACCGTGCAGGTGGAAAGTATGGTAACAAGGGAGATGAAGCTGCAATTACTGCAATAAAAATGATTGATTTTGCTTGCAAGTTACAAAATTAA